A window of Clostridium botulinum BKT015925 contains these coding sequences:
- a CDS encoding MATE family efflux transporter yields the protein MLNKSIIKEVLCISFPVVCEMLVFTLTSVFSLMMVGNFGGNEAVAAVGLGNGIIFTFADILVSEGICIGIAPFVAKNMGARKYKIVEEYATIGFFLGVLISFLTSYLIFTFAEKILVLLGAKGNILISSCMFTKTTAIAIFFYMITNVIYAILRAIGNTYGPFVISSITALIKLILDVILIFGLIISPLGILGSAISSVISQVIGFLIALFYILFKSKVKLRIKYLFSLNIEKIKELLCLSIPSGLEEGTYSIGKLVGNYIIMYTGIVSFASHQITNSIYCVSDMIGFAFTTATTSLVGIKRGARRYTEANEYVHNANFCAVFIMIILASMFFIMPKTIVSLFIGAEEKKVIMVASKCLMISAMALPTLAIFAVYSGALKGMGDTKSSFIISLISSWVVALPLTFYVIRILKLPVIYAWYINVLQSFVEAVLVIIWYNYTRKRT from the coding sequence TACGTTAACGTCTGTTTTTAGTCTTATGATGGTTGGAAACTTTGGTGGAAATGAAGCAGTTGCAGCTGTAGGACTTGGAAATGGAATTATATTTACATTTGCAGATATATTAGTTTCTGAAGGAATATGTATTGGCATTGCGCCATTTGTTGCTAAAAATATGGGAGCAAGAAAATATAAAATAGTAGAAGAATATGCAACTATAGGATTCTTTTTAGGTGTATTAATTTCATTTTTAACTTCATATTTAATATTTACATTTGCAGAAAAAATATTAGTCCTTTTAGGAGCAAAAGGAAACATATTAATTAGCAGTTGCATGTTTACAAAGACTACAGCTATAGCAATATTTTTTTATATGATTACAAATGTTATATACGCTATATTAAGAGCTATAGGAAATACATATGGGCCATTTGTAATATCTTCAATTACAGCATTAATTAAGTTAATTTTAGATGTTATATTAATTTTTGGGTTAATAATTAGTCCCTTAGGCATATTAGGATCGGCAATATCATCTGTAATTTCTCAAGTAATAGGATTTCTTATAGCGTTATTTTATATTTTATTTAAATCAAAAGTTAAATTAAGAATTAAATATTTATTTTCATTAAATATAGAAAAGATAAAGGAATTATTGTGTTTATCTATTCCATCAGGACTAGAAGAAGGTACATATAGTATAGGTAAATTAGTAGGAAATTATATTATTATGTATACAGGCATAGTATCTTTTGCATCTCATCAAATAACTAATTCTATTTATTGTGTATCTGATATGATAGGATTTGCATTTACTACTGCTACAACTTCTCTAGTAGGGATTAAAAGGGGTGCAAGAAGATATACAGAAGCCAATGAATATGTTCATAATGCTAATTTTTGTGCAGTATTTATAATGATTATACTTGCATCAATGTTTTTCATTATGCCAAAAACCATAGTGAGTTTGTTTATAGGAGCAGAAGAGAAAAAAGTTATAATGGTTGCATCAAAGTGTTTGATGATTTCTGCAATGGCACTTCCTACATTAGCTATATTTGCCGTGTATTCTGGAGCATTAAAAGGAATGGGGGATACTAAAAGTTCATTTATTATTTCATTAATTTCAAGCTGGGTTGTAGCACTTCCTTTAACTTTTTATGTTATACGTATTTTAAAATTGCCAGTAATATATGCTTGGTATATAAATGTACTTCAATCATTTGTTGAAGCTGTATTGGTAATTATATGGTATAATTATACTAGAAAGAGAACATAA